A genome region from Carassius carassius chromosome 23, fCarCar2.1, whole genome shotgun sequence includes the following:
- the LOC132101594 gene encoding sarcospan-like: MGSGKSPMRSAGGGNANAGTEKKGQAETGSPVLEEAQKCCGCRFPLLVALLQLLLGIAVAVVAFLMVAISSSLLARETPHWAGIIMIVVSLLGFILFCITRVPDERASAQFIVKLLYFFLCTTGLVISAVVIAFQCYHYALTNRYSCKEMGEHCTCTLDPEDPIARTFSYSDVTDCRAIVSTLPMYYLLQMVLNLAQAIVCLVGAFLIWKHRYQVFFAGLQTGSPSAQTWQKV, encoded by the exons ATGGGGTCGGGGAAGAGTCCGATGAGGTCAGCTGGAGGAGGCAATGCAAATGCTGGCACGGAGAAGAAGGGACAAGCAGAAACTGGAAGCCCAGTGCTGGAGGAAGCCCAAAAGTGTTGTGGCTGCCGCTTTCCTTTGCTGGTTGCTCTGTTACAGCTTTTGCTGGGCATCGCAGTAGCTGTTGTGGCCTTCCTCATGGTTGCCATTAGCTCCTCTCTGCTGGCCAGGGAGACACCCCATTGGGCCGGCATCATT ATGATTGTAGTGTCTCTGCTGGGATTCATCCTCTTCTGCATCACCAGAGTGCCTGATGAAAGAGCATCAGCTCAATTtattgtaaag CTGCTGTACTTCTTCCTGTGCACGACTGGGCTGGTCATTTCCGCAGTGGTCATTGCCTTCCAGTGCTACCATTATGCCCTGACTAATCGCTACAGCTGCAAGGAAATGGGGGAGCATTGTACGTGTACCCTGGACCCTGAGGATCCCATCGCCCGCACTTTTTCCTACAGTGATGTGACAGACTGCAGAGCCATCGTAAGCACTCTACCCATGTATTACCTTCTGCAGATGGTGCTGAACCTGGCTCAGGCTATCGTCTGCCTGGTGGGAGCCTTCCTCATATGGAAGCACAGGTACCAGGTGTTTTTCGCTGGGCTACAGACGGGATCTCCTTCTGCCCAGACTTGGCAGAAAGTTTAG
- the bhlhe41 gene encoding class E basic helix-loop-helix protein 41, giving the protein MDERIPRMQGRQFLDHADFLGVEYSSLYMCKSKRGVKREEGKDAYKLPHRLIEKKRRDRINECIGQLKDLLPEHLKLTTLGHLEKAVVLELTLKHLNALTAVTEQQHQKIIALQNGERSLKSSLQADLDTFHSGFQACAKEVLQYLNKVENWTAREQMCTRLINHLHKVSAQFQPGAGILQRPLPGDDAPDRDPQRDTQANCVPVIQRTQNLELNENDTDTDSGYGGEAEKGDGKCEKVCDMAKRVKIKQEFGDERVTKKAKMNWSANGASDSTNTRPDVALMNSLMGMAGVGGQQTPFCMPFYFINPSAAASYMPLFDKSHLEKLVYPAAAAAALTTPFPWLYPGIPTHASAAAAAAAAIAFPGAPADKTSGFNAASLKDDEPPSPDGDLSNEADLASPVSGDHHGSESDAIHQPQRNENDGT; this is encoded by the exons ATGGATGAAAGAATCCCGAGAATGCAGGGCAGACAGTTCCTGGATCACGCGGATTTCTTGGG ggTTGAATATTCGTCCCTCTACATGTGCAAATCCAAAAGAGGGGTGAAGAGAGAGGAAGGAAAG GATGCGTATAAGTTACCACACAGACTGATCGAGAAAAAGAGGAGGGACCGAATAAATGAATGTATTGGGCAGCTGAAAGATTTATTACCGGAACATCTGAAACTTACG ACTCTAGGTCACTTGGAAAAGGCTGTAGTTCTTGAGTTAACGCTGAAGCATTTGAACGCGTTGACAGCTGTCACAGAGCAACAGCACCAGAAGATCATCGCTTTGCAGAACG GGGAGCGGTCGTTGAAGTCCTCCCTCCAGGCTGACTTAGACACGTTTCACTCAGGCTTTCAAGCATGTGCCAAAGAAGTCCTACAGTATCTGAACAAGGTGGAGAACTGGACGGCACGCGAGCAGATGTGCACGCGACTCATCAACCATTTACATAAAGTTTCCGCGCAGTTCCAGCCCGGCGCAGGGATCCTGCAGCGGCCGTTGCCAGGCGACGATGCTCCAGATCGGGACCCGCAGAGAGATACTCAAGCCAACTGTGTCCCTGTCATCCAGAGGACTCAGAACCTCGAGCTTAATGAGAACGACACGGACACCGACAGTGGATACGGAGGAGAGGCGGAGAAAGGTGATGGCAAATGCGAGAAAGTATGTGACATGGCCAAAAGAGTTAAGATCAAGCAGGAGTTTGGAGATGAACGTGTCACCAAAAAAGCCAAAATGAACTGGTCCGCGAATGGTGCGTCAGATTCCACCAATACCCGGCCGGATGTGGCGTTAATGAACTCTTTAATGGGAATGGCAGGTGTTGGTGGACAACAGACTCCCTTTTGCATGCCGTTTTACTTCATAAACCCATCTGCAGCTGCATCGTACATGCCTTTGTTTGATAAAAGTCATTTGGAGAAGTTGGTGtatccagcagcagcagcagcggcgcTGACCACCCCGTTCCCGTGGCTTTACCCCGGGATTCCCACGCACGCCTCTGCTGCAGCCGCAGCCGCCGCTGCCATTGCTTTCCCCGGTGCGCCCGCAGATAAAACCTCTGGATTTAATGCAGCATCCTTAAAAGACGACGAGCCGCCATCTCCCGATGGTGACCTGTCCAACGAGGCCGACCTGGCCTCTCCTGTGTCTGGGGATCATCATGGCTCAGAGAGTGATGCCATTCATCAGCCCCAAAGAAATGAAAACGATGGTACATAA